The proteins below are encoded in one region of Nitrospirota bacterium:
- a CDS encoding tRNA (adenine-N1)-methyltransferase, whose translation MAQFQSGERIHLVDKKGRQYALTLKAGDRYQLSGHKIDHDDLIGKPDGSLVTLSGNKTMLALKPTFGDYVLKMPRGAQVLYPKDLALIPMWADVYPGARVFEAGTGSGALTMALLRAVGPRGLVVTYEAREDFAKTAMTNIERYMGPMPNLIPLRRNVYEGISLLDDGLLFDRLVLDLPEPWQVVPHAAQALRSGGIYLSFVPTVPQVVQTVEALEKAMVFGMIETFETLLRTWSIQGRSVRPDHRMVAHSGFITVARKIESGLWPTAQAAEAVDEAADDRDEQEDDAR comes from the coding sequence ATGGCACAATTTCAATCGGGCGAACGTATCCACTTGGTCGATAAGAAGGGGCGGCAGTATGCCCTGACCTTAAAGGCCGGAGATCGCTATCAACTGAGCGGTCACAAAATCGATCATGACGACCTCATCGGAAAGCCGGACGGCTCTTTGGTCACGCTTTCCGGCAATAAGACGATGTTGGCGCTCAAGCCGACCTTCGGCGACTATGTGCTGAAGATGCCGCGGGGCGCGCAGGTGTTGTATCCGAAAGATTTGGCCCTCATTCCCATGTGGGCGGATGTCTATCCCGGCGCGCGCGTGTTCGAGGCGGGGACCGGCTCCGGAGCTCTGACGATGGCCCTCCTGCGTGCCGTGGGCCCGCGCGGTCTGGTCGTGACTTACGAAGCCCGCGAGGATTTCGCGAAAACGGCGATGACGAATATTGAACGGTACATGGGCCCGATGCCGAATCTTATCCCGCTTCGCCGGAACGTGTATGAGGGGATCAGCCTGCTCGACGATGGTTTGCTTTTCGATCGTCTCGTCCTCGATCTTCCGGAGCCTTGGCAGGTGGTGCCTCATGCGGCCCAGGCTCTCCGTTCCGGCGGGATCTATTTGAGTTTTGTGCCCACCGTTCCTCAAGTGGTGCAGACAGTGGAGGCCCTTGAGAAAGCGATGGTCTTTGGCATGATCGAAACGTTTGAAACGCTCTTGAGGACCTGGTCGATTCAGGGCCGTAGCGTCCGGCCCGATCACCGCATGGTTGCCCATTCAGGCTTCATCACCGTGGCCAGGAAAATCGAGTCTGGTTTGTGGCCCACCGCGCAAGCGGCTGAGGCTGTGGACGAGGCTGCCGATGATCGTGACGAGCAAGAGGACGACGCGCGATGA
- a CDS encoding sigma-70 family RNA polymerase sigma factor → MREHLFPTPEPEELVAIAKDVDADDPEASGLLDVIGRDTSEEEEPVVQAKAVTRTAVNGGPFMLESLYFRSFGGRALLTREEEVELAKKIDGGTSTIRKALRRAIQAVPKLKRTDSVIEAVQTLQLVKGLSGLSATSLNKAEQSLTEIISQGTGQQKLPATIVKQLKEELATLRSARIVLEQAKDELVRCNLRLVVDIAKHYTGRGLTLLDLVQEGNIGLMKAAERYQYRKGFKFSTYATWWIRQGITRGLADQSRTIRIPVHQTEASHRILRVTRRLGQQLGRPARIEEVAEVLKMRPERLHETVQAFQEPVALEKPVGDGTTEFGELLPDLQAVPPDANVHLTEMAQQLERILGMLTPREQTVIRLRFGIGYDQACTLEQVGQSLSVTRERIRQIEAKALKKLKTPQIKEMFAAIQ, encoded by the coding sequence ATGAGAGAACATTTATTCCCAACCCCTGAACCGGAAGAGTTGGTCGCGATTGCAAAGGATGTCGATGCAGACGATCCTGAAGCGAGCGGCCTCCTGGATGTGATCGGTCGCGATACCTCCGAAGAGGAAGAGCCTGTCGTGCAGGCAAAGGCCGTGACTCGCACCGCTGTGAATGGCGGCCCTTTCATGTTGGAGTCGCTCTACTTTCGCTCATTCGGAGGACGGGCCTTGCTGACCAGAGAAGAAGAAGTCGAGCTGGCGAAGAAGATCGATGGCGGGACGAGTACCATTCGAAAGGCCTTACGGCGCGCCATCCAAGCGGTCCCCAAACTCAAACGGACTGATTCTGTGATCGAGGCGGTTCAGACTCTCCAGCTCGTCAAAGGGTTGAGCGGACTCTCAGCCACGTCGCTCAATAAGGCCGAGCAGAGTCTGACCGAGATAATCTCACAAGGAACGGGACAACAAAAACTTCCGGCGACCATAGTCAAGCAGCTTAAGGAAGAGTTGGCCACCCTCCGCTCCGCCCGGATCGTGCTCGAACAGGCCAAGGACGAATTGGTGCGCTGCAATCTGCGGCTCGTGGTGGATATCGCCAAGCACTACACGGGCCGCGGCTTGACCCTGCTGGATCTCGTGCAGGAAGGCAATATCGGGTTGATGAAAGCGGCCGAACGCTATCAATACCGCAAGGGATTCAAATTCAGCACCTATGCCACCTGGTGGATCCGTCAAGGCATCACCAGAGGGCTGGCGGATCAATCGCGGACCATTCGCATCCCGGTTCACCAGACTGAAGCCTCGCACCGCATTCTTCGCGTGACCAGACGGCTCGGACAACAACTGGGCCGTCCGGCTCGGATTGAAGAAGTGGCCGAGGTGCTGAAGATGAGACCGGAGCGACTCCACGAAACCGTGCAGGCCTTTCAAGAGCCGGTTGCCCTGGAGAAACCGGTGGGTGACGGGACCACGGAATTCGGGGAACTGCTCCCGGATCTGCAAGCAGTCCCGCCGGACGCCAATGTGCACTTGACGGAAATGGCGCAGCAGCTTGAACGGATTCTCGGCATGCTCACGCCGCGAGAGCAGACCGTCATCCGGCTACGATTCGGGATCGGCTACGATCAAGCCTGCACGTTGGAGCAGGTAGGACAGAGCCTCTCGGTGACGAGAGAACGGATTCGTCAAATTGAAGCGAAAGCGCTCAAGAAGCTGAAGACTCCTCAGATTAAAGAAATGTTTGCCGCCATCCAGTAA
- a CDS encoding trypsin-like peptidase domain-containing protein, whose protein sequence is MMTVRTTTIHSLLFRFVTISFLLASAWTLEAPIASAEPVVGSAPSHEKPLSVPAVVAKVRPSVVTILTRGVPATPSQAQSGSGSGVIIDEGGYILTNNHLVAGIKSLVVGLSTGRLTPGRVVARDFLLDLALVKITATDLVPATLSPSPSLEIGESVIAIGNPLALKGGSTVTVGVVSAVDRSVLTPDGETLYDLIQTDAAINPGNSGGPLVDLAGHVIGINVAIAPSAQAISYAISMEAIYPHIQSMIARGSVLRPDIGFTPVTITASIMASFELEGDRGVLALNVKPTGPAAVGGLHNEDIITAVEQHQIYNLGDFWHALRRSGDQPLLQLTIQRKNVQSTISIQKPALLKPVP, encoded by the coding sequence ATGATGACTGTGCGCACAACAACGATCCACTCTCTCCTCTTTCGCTTCGTCACAATTTCATTCCTTCTTGCCAGCGCCTGGACCCTGGAGGCGCCGATCGCCTCAGCTGAGCCAGTGGTCGGATCAGCCCCCTCCCATGAAAAACCTCTCTCGGTCCCGGCCGTCGTGGCAAAAGTGCGCCCTTCGGTCGTCACCATTCTGACGCGCGGCGTGCCTGCCACTCCCTCGCAGGCCCAATCCGGGTCCGGATCCGGCGTCATTATCGACGAGGGCGGCTATATCCTGACAAACAATCACCTGGTGGCGGGCATCAAAAGCCTGGTGGTGGGACTCTCAACCGGCCGATTGACTCCGGGCCGTGTCGTCGCCCGAGACTTTCTGCTCGATCTGGCCCTCGTCAAGATCACAGCCACGGACTTGGTGCCAGCCACGCTGAGTCCTTCTCCATCGCTTGAGATCGGCGAGTCGGTCATCGCCATCGGCAACCCCCTCGCCCTCAAGGGAGGCTCAACTGTCACAGTCGGGGTCGTCAGCGCGGTCGATCGCTCGGTGCTCACCCCGGACGGCGAAACCCTCTACGATCTGATCCAAACCGATGCCGCTATCAACCCGGGCAATAGCGGAGGGCCGCTCGTCGATCTGGCCGGTCATGTGATCGGCATCAACGTGGCCATCGCCCCCTCTGCTCAAGCCATCAGCTATGCGATTTCCATGGAAGCCATCTACCCCCATATTCAATCGATGATCGCCCGCGGCTCGGTCCTCCGCCCCGACATCGGATTCACCCCTGTCACCATCACAGCCAGCATCATGGCCAGCTTCGAACTGGAAGGCGACCGCGGGGTCCTGGCCCTCAATGTCAAACCGACAGGGCCTGCTGCCGTCGGCGGCCTCCATAACGAAGACATCATTACCGCTGTGGAACAACATCAGATTTATAATCTCGGAGATTTTTGGCATGCCCTCCGACGGTCCGGGGACCAGCCTCTCTTGCAACTGACGATTCAAAGAAAAAACGTCCAGTCCACGATCTCGATTCAAAAACCCGCATTGCTGAAGCCTGTCCCATGA
- the lipB gene encoding lipoyl(octanoyl) transferase LipB has product MSHDFPKQKKKTPPIPAQQVGRLIRFSEPVPYAEAWTIQQQLQEERIAERQGDTLLLLEHAPVYTLGRSTKPTHWNCGEEALRQTGASLQSVDRGGSITYHGPGQVVGYPILKLSHYCSGPKQYVRMLEEVLIQTLAHWEIDGYRLDKKPGVWVRANQADAKIAAIGVRIDHGVTIHGFALNVDLDLSPFSHILPCGLAQCPITSMAEVRQSALSPLAVAQQVAVAFARTFNLQWIDLPPAPLRQEHHDRQLTAASQLHP; this is encoded by the coding sequence ATGAGTCACGATTTCCCGAAACAGAAGAAGAAGACTCCCCCAATTCCTGCCCAGCAAGTCGGGAGGCTCATTCGATTCTCCGAGCCAGTCCCCTATGCGGAGGCCTGGACCATTCAACAACAACTGCAAGAAGAACGGATTGCGGAGAGGCAAGGGGATACCCTGTTGCTCCTTGAACATGCGCCGGTCTATACCCTGGGCCGTAGCACCAAGCCAACCCATTGGAACTGCGGAGAAGAGGCTCTTCGTCAAACAGGCGCCAGCCTCCAGTCCGTCGATCGGGGAGGCTCGATCACCTACCATGGACCGGGACAGGTCGTGGGTTATCCCATTCTCAAACTGTCCCATTATTGTTCAGGGCCGAAACAGTATGTGCGGATGTTGGAGGAAGTCCTGATCCAGACCCTCGCGCACTGGGAGATTGACGGCTATCGCCTCGACAAGAAACCTGGCGTCTGGGTCCGCGCGAACCAGGCCGATGCGAAGATTGCCGCGATCGGAGTCCGGATCGATCACGGGGTCACGATCCACGGATTTGCGCTCAACGTGGACCTGGACCTCTCCCCCTTCTCCCATATCCTGCCCTGCGGCCTGGCGCAATGTCCCATCACCTCCATGGCGGAGGTCCGGCAGTCTGCCCTCTCCCCTCTAGCCGTTGCGCAGCAGGTCGCAGTAGCATTCGCGCGAACGTTCAATCTGCAATGGATCGATCTCCCGCCTGCCCCCCTGAGGCAGGAGCATCATGATCGCCAGCTTACAGCGGCATCCCAACTGCACCCCTGA
- a CDS encoding Glu/Leu/Phe/Val dehydrogenase translates to MREFDTQTFRLAVAQFDQAAEAMELDQNLRERLKLPQRSLIVSVPVRMDDGRVEVYTGYRVQHDSSRGPTKGGVRYHPDVNLGEVAALAMWMTWKCALTDLPYGGAKGGVAIDPKQLSRAELQRLTRRYAAEIFPLIGPEQDIPAPDVGTDAQVMAWMMDTYSQQVGYSVPGVVTGKPLSIGGSLGREEATGRGVTYVTIEALRHLKLDMQNCTVAIQGFGNVGSHTARIMQECGARVIAVSDVNGGIHNAKGLDIPELLTRYQTDGQSLRETKLGDWLSNDDLLQLDCTVLVPAALSEQITERNAAKLRCRILAEGANGPTTLEADRILQDKGVFIIPDILANSGGVIVSYFEWVQDVQRFFWKATDIQDRLQDILTSAFHRTLQFSLSRNTSMRMAALMSGIDKVAQAHLHRGLYP, encoded by the coding sequence ATGCGTGAATTCGACACACAAACGTTCCGGCTGGCGGTGGCGCAGTTCGATCAAGCAGCCGAGGCGATGGAGCTGGACCAGAATTTACGCGAGCGGCTGAAACTTCCGCAGCGGTCACTGATCGTCAGCGTGCCGGTTCGCATGGATGATGGCCGGGTCGAAGTCTATACCGGCTATCGGGTACAGCATGATTCGTCCCGCGGCCCCACCAAGGGCGGTGTCCGCTACCATCCGGACGTGAATCTCGGGGAAGTCGCAGCCCTCGCCATGTGGATGACCTGGAAATGCGCCTTAACCGACCTGCCCTATGGAGGAGCCAAGGGGGGCGTGGCAATCGATCCCAAACAATTGTCGCGAGCAGAACTCCAGCGACTAACCAGGCGCTATGCCGCGGAAATCTTCCCGCTGATCGGACCGGAGCAGGACATCCCCGCCCCGGACGTCGGCACAGACGCCCAGGTGATGGCATGGATGATGGACACCTATAGTCAGCAAGTGGGGTACTCAGTGCCGGGCGTCGTCACAGGCAAGCCTCTCTCGATCGGCGGCAGCCTCGGACGTGAAGAGGCCACAGGCCGCGGAGTGACCTATGTCACCATCGAAGCCCTCCGTCATCTCAAGCTCGACATGCAGAACTGCACCGTGGCCATCCAAGGATTCGGCAATGTGGGGTCCCACACTGCTCGCATCATGCAAGAATGCGGCGCGCGCGTGATCGCCGTGAGCGATGTGAACGGCGGCATCCATAATGCGAAAGGGTTGGATATTCCGGAGCTCCTCACCCGCTACCAGACCGACGGCCAATCCCTCCGCGAGACCAAGCTGGGAGACTGGCTCTCCAACGACGACTTGCTGCAGCTCGACTGCACCGTGCTGGTCCCAGCCGCGCTCTCCGAGCAGATCACCGAACGCAATGCCGCAAAGCTGCGCTGCAGGATTCTTGCCGAAGGGGCGAACGGTCCGACGACCCTGGAGGCCGATCGCATCTTACAAGACAAGGGCGTCTTTATTATTCCGGACATCCTGGCCAACTCCGGTGGCGTGATCGTGTCCTACTTCGAATGGGTGCAGGATGTGCAGCGATTTTTCTGGAAAGCCACAGACATTCAAGACCGGCTGCAGGATATTCTGACCAGCGCCTTTCATCGGACATTACAGTTTTCCCTCTCCAGAAACACGTCCATGCGGATGGCCGCCCTGATGAGCGGAATCGATAAAGTCGCCCAGGCCCATCTCCATCGTGGGCTCTACCCGTGA
- a CDS encoding D-alanyl-D-alanine carboxypeptidase: MMTRDDEKSSRGISLANTARLLVGLAIISAATATPSLALAKSVAAQPVYVQPAMAGHQLPPWRVAPAHGILLKDLKTGRVLYEHDAGKRMSPASLTKIMSALVILEKGQLDDLVTISPNAARAHKTHLRVKAGQVFRLEDLLKAMLIMSANDACLAAVEHVGGDEAQFVVLMNAKAAALGLADTHFSNGCGFDNPDHYSTAEDLATLSVIALDQPIFRQLVREERAIITPVNGQHAYILHTTNKLLGRIPGVEGVKTGFTSKAGRCLIAKVSQNGSDLLLVILNSNRRWNTATNLISYGLRVSEVPH, translated from the coding sequence ATGATGACAAGAGACGATGAGAAGTCCTCTCGCGGGATATCCCTCGCCAATACTGCGAGGCTGCTCGTTGGTCTTGCGATAATCAGTGCGGCGACCGCCACTCCCTCCCTTGCGCTCGCGAAAAGCGTCGCGGCTCAACCGGTGTATGTTCAGCCCGCGATGGCCGGGCATCAGCTTCCTCCCTGGCGAGTCGCTCCAGCCCATGGCATTCTGCTCAAGGATCTCAAGACCGGGCGGGTGTTGTACGAACACGATGCCGGGAAGCGGATGTCCCCAGCCAGTCTCACGAAAATCATGTCGGCGCTGGTCATTCTGGAGAAGGGGCAGCTGGATGATCTCGTGACGATCAGCCCCAATGCCGCCAGGGCTCACAAGACGCACTTGCGCGTGAAGGCGGGGCAGGTTTTCCGGTTGGAAGATCTGCTGAAGGCCATGTTAATCATGTCCGCAAACGATGCCTGCCTTGCCGCGGTGGAGCATGTGGGGGGCGACGAAGCACAGTTCGTGGTCCTCATGAATGCCAAGGCGGCGGCCCTCGGCTTGGCCGATACGCATTTCAGCAATGGCTGCGGGTTCGACAACCCGGACCATTACTCGACGGCCGAAGACCTGGCGACGTTGAGTGTCATTGCCCTCGATCAGCCGATCTTCCGGCAGTTGGTCCGTGAAGAGCGGGCGATCATTACGCCGGTCAACGGACAGCATGCGTATATCCTGCACACCACGAACAAACTGTTGGGGCGCATCCCCGGCGTCGAAGGGGTGAAGACGGGATTTACGTCCAAGGCCGGCCGGTGCCTGATTGCCAAGGTCTCTCAGAATGGGAGCGATTTGTTGCTGGTGATTCTCAACTCGAATCGCCGTTGGAATACCGCGACGAACCTCATTAGCTACGGGCTCCGGGTCTCTGAAGTCCCCCACTGA
- a CDS encoding VCBS repeat-containing protein, whose amino-acid sequence MSKQGDGHNGRRHLNLAVVATGLVLLIVSGCTKQDPYTPPDLFYYFASYKVGKSPTTVTTTDVNQDGLTDLLTTNIGSNTLSILLGNGDGTFREQVQLNVCKEPRSLALGLFNRDSYPDVALACSGGDEVSVLLGRVDGKFEEGPRYPVHRTPIAIASADLNGDHAPDLVVALRNDKIKVFLGAGTGDFTPGAQYEYGDTPTSIALADLNGDGTIDLAVTNGGPMSNAVSIWAGNGDGTFRLPTDYRTDKRPLGVSFADFNNDRIHDLLVINGEKDSFTTFLGNGNGTFLPGHDSGADAGPNFGLARDFNGDHRIDVAIVNLQSSDLSILFGRGDGTFEYPPKNYGTKPGPFALATFRVTTKEEEEPGLVTADNGNGSVSIFLHRGLKSVTAPAADRQ is encoded by the coding sequence GTGAGCAAACAGGGCGACGGCCATAATGGGCGCAGGCATTTGAATCTGGCGGTCGTAGCGACCGGTCTCGTTCTCCTTATAGTCAGTGGCTGTACCAAGCAGGATCCCTATACCCCGCCTGATCTTTTCTATTATTTTGCCAGCTACAAAGTCGGCAAGAGTCCGACCACCGTGACCACGACGGATGTCAATCAAGACGGGCTGACTGATTTGCTGACAACCAACATCGGCAGCAATACGCTCTCGATTCTCCTGGGCAACGGTGACGGCACCTTCCGCGAGCAAGTCCAACTGAATGTCTGCAAGGAGCCACGCTCACTGGCGCTGGGGTTGTTCAACCGCGACTCCTATCCCGATGTGGCATTGGCCTGTTCCGGGGGCGACGAAGTGTCGGTCCTTCTCGGTCGCGTCGACGGGAAGTTCGAAGAAGGCCCGCGCTATCCGGTCCATCGGACTCCCATTGCCATCGCCAGCGCCGATCTGAACGGCGATCATGCGCCGGATCTCGTAGTCGCATTGCGCAATGACAAGATCAAGGTCTTTCTGGGGGCTGGCACCGGCGATTTTACCCCTGGGGCGCAGTACGAATATGGCGATACGCCCACATCCATCGCGCTGGCAGACTTGAATGGCGACGGGACGATCGACCTAGCTGTGACGAACGGGGGGCCGATGTCGAACGCTGTGTCCATTTGGGCTGGGAACGGGGACGGGACCTTCCGCCTTCCCACCGACTATCGGACGGACAAGCGCCCGCTCGGGGTCAGCTTCGCTGATTTCAATAATGACCGGATCCACGATCTGCTGGTGATCAACGGCGAGAAGGATAGCTTCACAACTTTTCTCGGTAACGGGAATGGGACGTTCCTGCCTGGCCATGATTCCGGCGCCGATGCAGGGCCGAATTTCGGGCTGGCCCGCGACTTCAACGGCGATCATCGCATCGACGTCGCCATCGTCAATCTCCAGTCGAGCGATTTGTCGATTCTCTTTGGCCGGGGCGATGGAACCTTCGAGTATCCACCCAAAAATTATGGGACGAAGCCGGGCCCCTTTGCCCTTGCGACGTTTCGTGTCACGACGAAGGAAGAGGAAGAGCCGGGGCTTGTGACGGCGGACAACGGCAATGGCAGCGTCTCCATCTTTTTGCATCGAGGCTTGAAGTCTGTGACCGCCCCCGCTGCGGACAGGCAGTAA
- a CDS encoding PCP reductase family protein, which produces MNSPDSQDAVGIDVRWTDEASKRLERAPLFLRGMVRRLAEKKAKEFGYAEITGEILDQFKNQMMGGMGGESGMADAAEQMAQGHLPWTAAAKERLNTVPEFMRGMTKQIAEEIAKERGHLEVNVELFEKVEALGDLREASAPPLEWSEGALAQLHEKLKQSPPIAVEFVTDMLKRDTEDLAREKGVTKIDESILLQLWGAPQERVAWTDEAWKRLQTSPDFVRSGIRKAAERRARKLGLKEIDSEHLTGFRNQAMMKAVKRIRSFGYNELTFEAFDTALEKTKRLQGNEQAEKRLQEIRGHFADPDVKKPEGGTLGADLMGRFRRYLKGEGSL; this is translated from the coding sequence ATGAACTCACCAGATTCTCAGGATGCGGTCGGGATAGATGTCCGTTGGACGGACGAGGCCTCCAAACGTCTCGAGCGGGCCCCATTATTTTTGCGCGGCATGGTTCGCCGTTTGGCCGAAAAGAAGGCCAAGGAATTTGGCTACGCGGAGATTACGGGGGAGATCCTCGATCAGTTCAAGAATCAAATGATGGGTGGGATGGGCGGCGAATCCGGCATGGCGGACGCGGCGGAGCAAATGGCGCAAGGCCATCTCCCCTGGACGGCTGCCGCCAAGGAACGGCTAAACACCGTGCCGGAATTCATGCGCGGCATGACCAAGCAAATTGCCGAAGAGATCGCCAAGGAGCGAGGGCATCTCGAGGTGAACGTCGAGCTCTTCGAAAAGGTGGAAGCGCTGGGCGATCTCCGTGAGGCTTCGGCGCCTCCCTTGGAGTGGAGCGAGGGGGCGCTGGCCCAGTTGCACGAGAAATTGAAACAATCGCCGCCGATCGCCGTGGAATTCGTTACGGACATGCTGAAACGGGACACGGAAGATTTGGCGAGAGAGAAGGGCGTGACGAAGATCGACGAGTCGATCTTGCTGCAATTGTGGGGCGCCCCTCAAGAGCGAGTCGCCTGGACCGATGAGGCCTGGAAGCGGCTGCAGACGTCTCCTGATTTCGTGCGCAGCGGAATCCGCAAGGCCGCCGAGCGGCGGGCTCGGAAGCTCGGGCTCAAAGAGATCGATTCGGAGCATCTGACGGGCTTTCGGAATCAGGCCATGATGAAAGCGGTCAAACGGATTCGCTCATTCGGATACAACGAGTTGACGTTTGAGGCTTTCGATACGGCGTTGGAGAAGACCAAGCGGCTGCAGGGGAATGAACAGGCGGAAAAGCGCCTTCAGGAAATTCGCGGGCATTTTGCCGATCCGGACGTGAAGAAGCCGGAAGGTGGGACGCTCGGCGCCGATTTGATGGGACGCTTTCGCCGGTATCTCAAGGGCGAAGGGTCGCTCTAG
- a CDS encoding integration host factor subunit beta, with protein sequence MTKAQIIERVSEQVTTLTKRQAEVVVNTIFDCVRDSLKNGDKTEIRGFGSFRLRARRMKEGRNPKTGATVAVPAKKVPFFKAGKELKELLNQS encoded by the coding sequence ATGACGAAGGCCCAGATCATCGAGCGTGTATCCGAGCAGGTGACGACCTTGACGAAGCGGCAGGCGGAAGTCGTCGTCAATACGATTTTCGACTGTGTGCGGGACTCGTTGAAGAACGGCGACAAGACGGAGATTCGAGGGTTCGGCAGCTTTCGGTTGCGGGCTCGCCGGATGAAAGAGGGGCGGAATCCCAAGACCGGCGCCACCGTGGCGGTGCCAGCCAAGAAGGTGCCGTTCTTCAAGGCCGGCAAAGAATTGAAAGAACTCCTGAACCAGTCATAA
- the sppA gene encoding signal peptide peptidase SppA translates to MALETDKPAKRGILRKIFWALGLGLGFLFLMNLFFPDLDFSMEDRVGVIRIEGVILDAQATISELKRFAENPSVKAIVLRIDSPGGGVVPSQEIHDAVQRVRSKHNKAVITSMGTVAASGGYYIAVATDRIMANSGTLTGSIGVIMEMANVEGLLKKIGVEGIVIKSGRYKDVGSPLRKMSDEERALLQSVMDDVHQQFIEAVAEGRGLDLAVVQALADGRIFTGRQAKASKLVDELGDLDDAIQLAADVAGIEGEPKVIEPRRRFSIRELIESRLSVLFPKLDFYSGVGLKYLMAF, encoded by the coding sequence ATGGCTCTTGAAACAGATAAGCCGGCCAAGCGCGGCATCCTGCGTAAAATATTCTGGGCGCTCGGCCTCGGGCTGGGGTTCCTCTTCCTGATGAATCTGTTCTTCCCCGATCTCGATTTTTCGATGGAGGACCGGGTGGGAGTGATTCGCATCGAAGGGGTCATCCTGGATGCGCAAGCCACGATCAGCGAGTTGAAGCGGTTTGCGGAGAATCCCTCCGTGAAAGCGATCGTCTTGCGGATCGACAGTCCCGGCGGAGGGGTCGTGCCGTCGCAGGAAATCCACGATGCGGTGCAGCGGGTGCGCAGCAAACACAATAAGGCGGTGATTACCTCCATGGGCACGGTGGCGGCGTCCGGGGGGTACTATATTGCGGTGGCGACCGATCGGATCATGGCCAATTCAGGAACCCTGACGGGGAGTATCGGGGTCATCATGGAGATGGCCAACGTCGAGGGGCTGCTCAAGAAGATCGGGGTCGAAGGCATCGTGATTAAAAGCGGGCGCTATAAGGATGTGGGGTCGCCGCTCCGGAAGATGAGCGATGAGGAGCGCGCGCTGCTCCAATCCGTCATGGACGATGTCCATCAGCAGTTTATCGAGGCGGTGGCGGAGGGGCGTGGACTCGATCTGGCGGTTGTGCAGGCCCTGGCGGACGGCAGGATTTTCACGGGTCGTCAGGCCAAAGCGTCAAAGCTGGTGGACGAACTCGGCGATTTGGACGATGCCATCCAGCTTGCGGCGGATGTGGCCGGTATCGAGGGAGAGCCGAAAGTCATTGAGCCGCGCCGGCGATTTTCGATCAGAGAGTTGATCGAGTCGCGATTGTCGGTGCTCTTTCCCAAGTTGGATTTTTATTCCGGGGTCGGGTTGAAGTATCTTATGGCGTTTTAG